From Methanobrevibacter millerae, the proteins below share one genomic window:
- the purL gene encoding phosphoribosylformylglycinamidine synthase subunit PurL: MTLADSEIEYIEGILGRKMNELEEGMLDVMFSEHCSYKSSRPFLRAFPTEGENIILGPGDDAGLVSVTDKYALAVGMESHNHPSAIEPYGGAGTGIGGILRDIISMGAMPIALLDSLRFGPMEDEKSRYLFEHVVKGISDYGNRVGVPTVAGEIEFDESFRTNPLVNVMCVGLVEKENIVRAQAPNFGDVFLLMGGTTGRDGIHGVTFASEELTSDSETEDRPAVQVADPFTKKRVLEASLEILEKINVSGVKDLGGGGLTCCISELVDASNNAAFVDLQAIPLRETGMTPYEIMLSESQERMVFVINPDDVELAQQICDKHEIVSSVIGEVREGNNMIISDNGEEIANLPTILLADPPSIDRPLEEIPEDLEPVVVNHPPIKESLPKLLSSPNIASKSWVYRQYDHEVQIRTVVKPGDDAAVLRIDDNTAIALTTDSNTIHTKLSPFDGAAGCVAEAIRNVVSMGATPYAVVDCLNFGNPEKPDILWQFKTAIEGMSLVAEKFDAPVISGNVSFYNETEGIKINPTPAVGVIGVENIENIRTMDFKNEGDKIILIGKTYDELTGSEYHRTIHNLEKGIAPRIRIDDEVANAKTVLNLLDDDKDKDITAIHDVSAGGLAVALSEMAMSSDLGCEVELTSDELDENQLLYSESHGRYLVTVKNDKLDEILSKMDVPVTVIGEVKGDVLKINDNEFTIDELRNSYTGVIEKYMA, from the coding sequence TTCTTAAGGGCTTTTCCAACCGAAGGAGAAAACATTATTTTAGGTCCTGGAGACGATGCAGGACTTGTTTCCGTAACTGATAAATATGCATTGGCTGTAGGAATGGAATCACACAATCACCCTTCAGCTATTGAACCATACGGTGGAGCAGGTACTGGTATCGGAGGAATCCTAAGAGACATTATCTCAATGGGTGCAATGCCTATAGCTCTTCTAGATTCATTAAGATTCGGACCTATGGAAGATGAAAAATCAAGATACTTATTTGAACATGTTGTTAAGGGAATTTCTGACTATGGAAACCGTGTAGGGGTTCCTACCGTTGCAGGAGAAATAGAATTCGACGAATCATTCAGGACAAACCCTCTCGTTAACGTAATGTGCGTAGGGCTTGTTGAAAAGGAAAACATCGTCCGTGCCCAGGCACCTAATTTCGGTGACGTATTCCTATTGATGGGAGGAACAACCGGCCGTGACGGAATTCACGGTGTAACCTTTGCATCCGAAGAGCTGACTTCAGACTCTGAAACCGAAGACAGGCCTGCCGTTCAGGTAGCAGATCCGTTTACCAAAAAAAGGGTTTTGGAAGCCTCTTTGGAGATTTTAGAAAAAATCAATGTAAGTGGTGTCAAGGATTTGGGAGGCGGCGGTCTAACCTGCTGCATTTCCGAGCTTGTTGATGCATCAAACAATGCCGCTTTCGTTGACCTTCAGGCTATTCCTTTAAGGGAAACCGGAATGACTCCATATGAAATAATGCTTTCAGAATCCCAGGAAAGAATGGTATTCGTTATCAATCCTGACGACGTTGAACTCGCACAGCAAATCTGCGACAAGCACGAAATCGTATCATCCGTAATCGGTGAAGTCCGTGAAGGAAACAACATGATTATTTCAGACAACGGAGAGGAAATCGCAAACCTTCCAACCATATTATTGGCAGATCCTCCTTCCATTGACAGACCATTGGAAGAAATTCCTGAAGATCTGGAGCCTGTGGTTGTAAATCATCCTCCAATTAAGGAATCCTTGCCTAAACTATTATCTTCACCTAATATAGCTTCCAAAAGCTGGGTTTACAGACAATACGACCATGAGGTTCAAATTAGGACTGTTGTAAAGCCTGGAGATGACGCTGCAGTCTTAAGAATAGATGACAATACTGCAATCGCGCTTACAACCGATTCCAACACAATCCACACAAAACTCTCTCCATTCGACGGGGCAGCAGGATGTGTTGCAGAAGCAATCCGTAACGTCGTTTCAATGGGTGCCACGCCTTATGCGGTTGTGGACTGCTTGAACTTCGGTAATCCTGAAAAGCCTGATATCTTATGGCAATTCAAGACAGCCATTGAAGGCATGAGTCTTGTGGCAGAGAAATTCGACGCTCCCGTAATAAGCGGTAACGTAAGCTTCTATAACGAAACTGAAGGAATCAAGATCAATCCTACTCCTGCTGTTGGTGTAATCGGTGTGGAAAACATTGAAAACATCAGAACCATGGACTTTAAAAACGAAGGGGATAAAATCATTTTAATCGGTAAAACATATGATGAACTGACCGGTTCCGAGTATCACAGAACGATACACAACCTCGAAAAAGGTATCGCTCCAAGAATCAGAATCGATGACGAAGTTGCTAACGCAAAAACCGTTTTAAACTTGCTTGACGATGATAAAGACAAGGATATCACCGCAATTCACGACGTATCAGCAGGCGGTTTGGCCGTTGCATTGTCAGAAATGGCGATGTCATCCGATTTAGGATGTGAAGTGGAATTAACCAGCGATGAATTGGATGAAAATCAGCTGCTTTACTCTGAAAGCCATGGAAGATATTTAGTTACCGTAAAAAATGATAAATTGGACGAAATATTATCAAAAATGGATGTTCCCGTAACTGTTATAGGGGAAGTTAAGGGTGATGTCTTAAAAATAAATGATAATGAATTTACTATTGATGAATTAAGGAATTCCTATACTGGAGTCATTGAGAAATACATGGCTTAA